Proteins from one Palaemon carinicauda isolate YSFRI2023 chromosome 26, ASM3689809v2, whole genome shotgun sequence genomic window:
- the LOC137619767 gene encoding uncharacterized protein, whose translation MNVFLLNIVAKKTGSPLIDLKFRILTKMTCLQCVSPEQDVLYTNAYNIEIHYTVHCPIFWRVLPHYGIPHNHTNFIKNVHEHSKWKVNVNIVLIREIPIHYHTSCILGETYNNKEEEEEEEEEEEEEEEEEEEEEEEEEEEEEED comes from the exons ATGAACGTGTTCTTACTTAAtatagtggcaaagaagactgggtccccatTGATCGATTTAAAATTTCGTATCCTCACCAAGATGACTTGTCTACAGTGCGTTTCTCCAGAACAGG ACGTGTTATACACCAATGcctacaatatagaaatccactataCTGTGCACTGTccaattttctggagagtcctgcctcattatggaattcctcataatcATACAAATTTCATTAagaatgttcatgagcatagcaagtggaaagttaatgtcaATATAGTCCTTATTAGGGAAATTCCA ATTCATTATCATACATCATGTATTTTAGGGGaaacatataataataaagaagaagaagaagaagaagaagaagaagaagaagaagaagaagaagaagaagaagaagaagaagaagaagaagaagaagaagaagaagaggattaa